DNA sequence from the Cohnella herbarum genome:
TGATCGGGTAGTTAGCCCAAATTTCGGGATCCCTCGAACAATCGTATAAGGATTTGGCGTGCTTAGCTTCCAAAGGAATTAACTTGACTCTATCTCCTTCTAACCCGGTAAACTGGAACAAATGGCTCCCCCTCGCTTCTACCTCGATTGATGAAAATGGTGCTAAATCTCCAATCGCAACCTGACCATGTCTCTGAGCCGCATGCCTTCTTCGAAGATTTCTTCCTCGTAATGTTTGACGAAGAAATCGGTGTCCACCGCAAACATTCTGAATCCGCACTTCTGGTAAAGCTTCAGTTGCTTTACTCCGGTGCTTCCCGTTCCGATCTCGATCGTCTTGGCATGGAGCAATTTCGACTCCTCGATCGCGCGTAACACTAACGCCTTTCCGATTCCTCGTCCTTGAAAATTTTCTCCAACGGCGACGTTCACGATCTCGATCGTCCCAGGATGCGTACGGATGAGGACGAATTCGCCTACTAACTCTTCATCCAAATAAGCCAAATAGCAAATCCCTCTGCTCACGTATTCTTCGACTAAGTTTCTAGATGGATCAGCCAGCAATAGAAGGTCCCAAGGGGGGGCTTGATCAGGACCCATTGGTTTAATGATAAGGTTAGCGTTATCCAATTGATTCATCATCGTCTACGACTCCAATATGATTATTAAAATGATCTCCTCTTGGGAATCATTTTCTTGAGGTGAACTAATGCACATGCTTATGAGAATCCTATGTATTGCGGTTGTTTTCTTCTTCGCATTCAACAATCGCGCCGTTCCCGCTTCGGAAGCTCCGAATGTCGCTATTTTCGATGTAAAACAGGAAAAAGTAACTAAAGTGATTCCGTTCGATGCGGTTTTAGAACAATCAATCGTCGAGGTACTACAATCTTCCCCCGCAATGTTCGGAGGATTTTCTTTGAATCCCCGAAATGGGCTTGTCCTGCACTTCGTATTCGAGTCCCCGATTCGGCCCGCGAACCGGTTCTATACAAGTCGAATCAAAGAGCTCTACTTGTTCTTAGAACCGCAAACTAAGCCTAAAGCGCTGTTGTTCCTGACGTCCAATCAACCTAAGACGATGGTCGTGGAATTGGATTACGATACGGAATTGTTTATCCGAAACAACCGATTAGAGACAGCGTGGCAGCTTAGTCAATAAACGACAAGCCTTTCGTCTCGAGAGCTGCGCGCAGCTGTTTAATGGCATTCGGTCCAATGCCGTGCAATTGCTTGATTTCATTCTCGTTAAGCTTCGAGATCTGCTCCAAGCGCGTGATCCCTGCGTTGTGCAGCGCTCTTTGCGCGGGCTTGGACAATCCGGTTGGTAGATCATTCGCTTCTGTCATGGACTTGTAGTGCCTCCTCTATTTTGCGTTTTAGCACGACTAAGAGTATTGCAAGCATTAAAGATAGCGTGACCATCATCAAGTAAGTATTAAGATTAAAGATTTGGTTGTTGATATGAATAGATAAACCCGACGTTATGGAATCGATATACGCCCAATCGATTTCTCCCGAAATGCTCTTATTGGCTTGGGCGATGTGTTGTTTGTACCGCTGGAAGCTCGTCTGTTGATAAGAAATACCTACCACCCAATGGAATATGACCGCCATACTTGCAATAATCGTCCATTTTAACGGGATCAGCTTAAGCTTAATCCATCTGCACCATTGATACACTAGCACAAGGAATAGAACAACGATCGGTATCACGAATAGTAATGCCGGGTTACCGTTTCCGGACACTTGCCCCGGACTAACCGTCATCGCGTGTTCGATGAACAGAAAGATGGATAGTAAGCTGACGAGATTCAATAAGAGCAAAAGAGTTGATTTCAATGATCTTCGCTCCCTGCTTGCTCCCGAATTAATGCTTTACTTCTTCCAGTCCCCATGTTAAAACTTCTAAACGCTCGGAATAGTGTAGAATGGGAGGTCCGGCGGGAAGCTGGATTCCGTAGCCGGCGGTCATCGTATTGGCGTAAATCTCTGCTTCCGCATGCTGTAACGGCCAAGGGTGATGAAGAATCTCGCATCTAAAGATTCGGTCTCCGTAACTTGAGTATAAACAGTATCTTTCCGTAAGCCAATGATCTAACGCGCCTTTTTGTGTCGCATAGGGAGTAGAAACGGGCTTGTATATCCCATGAAAAAGAGCATTCTCCCCCGTGCCTCGCCGCTTGGACTCATACATGAAAGTTCCGTTTAAATCGTTGACCTTGATATCCGCCCAATAATAAGGCAAATGATACAAGGCTTTCGCGCCTTTGACGGCAAGAAGATGAGTCGCATCCAAGCTAAAGAAGTAGACGCCCGGTTTGTCGTCTATCGTCACGTAAGTCCTAACATTGATCTCGGCAAATTTCGATGTCAACGGGATCGGCGGCAAGTAACGTAACCGTATTCCGCTCATACGAAAAGGGATAACCCCGATCCAAGCCTGCCCCTCGTGAACATCGAGCTTCAGCGGACTTGGGATAAACGGTCGTAATTTCTCCACGGCAATCGGCCAATGAGCGAACAACAGGTTATGCCAGATTTGCTTCATTCTCCAAGGCTTGGAAGGTACGGGCCAAGGTCGATGATCCGATCTCATCGCATTCAGTCTCCCTTGTTAGATTTTCCGGATACGGCTCTCGAGGTGATCCGATAGGGATAGTTTTCAAGCTGAACAGTGTCTTCCCAAGCGTTAGCGATGACGATTTCCAATGGGTAAATTTCGACTTTCTTATCCGATCCTAACCAGATGCGATCTAAGGAGGAAAGGATTAACAAGCCTTGCTCGTCACCGATCGGCGTAAACATGTCGTCCCCGGAGAGATAAATTTGCTCATCGTATCGTTCGATCAACAATTCTGACAGCGAGATCACGTCGAGCGCCGGCATGCCGATCTCGCTTATGTTTAACAAATCTTCCGGATTGAAAGGTTGATCCGACTCTTGCTTCGTGTTATGTCTCGCGATGAATTCAACGATATTGCCAGCGGGATCGTAAAAATAAGCAGAATGGGCATTCCAATCCTTAAAGAAGTTGACTTCTTTTTCATTGGTGAGGTTAATCACGATTCCTCTGGCCTTCAGCCAGGGAACGATTTGATCGGCTTTGCTTTCCGTCACGTTAAACGCAAAGTGATAATACGGTTTGAGCTCGGCATCGCATCGTTCGAACGTTAATCTCGATTCCCCGACTTCGAAAGAAACCCGTCTCTCGGAACGCTTGACTATTGGCAGCTCTAACACCCGATTATAAAAGTCGACTATAGATTCCAAATTGTTCGCGAACAATTTGATTTCTTGAATGAACATATTTATCCCCTCCCGAATGCCATTTCATTACACCAGAATATCGGATATGAACCTCACTTATGCACGACCGTTCCAAAAGTTATCTTCATATTCGGAGCGCAAGTTAGCCAAAAGTCCTCCCCGAATTCCTTAGAAAATTTCAATTCTGCTTCATATTGAGCCTTGGCTTCTTCTTCAGTTAATCCCCTCGACATAAGGTTATCTATAATTTCCATCTCATCGCCAGGTTCTTGCCCGATCCCATCCTCCCGTAACGAGCGAAAGAGCTTATATTTGCTGTCCCTATCCATATTTCGATCTAGAAAATTAACCTTATCGCTGACTCTGCACTCTACGTGGTTTAATCCCAATTGGCTTAATATGATCGGTATTCGTATCCCGATATTCCCTTGTTTCCCTCCCGACTTCGCATCTGCTTCAAACAGCTTCTGAAGAATTCCCAAGCGAATAACTTGGGAGGGTTCGAGATCATCAAAGCCGTAGTTCGCCATATTCGCGATCCAGTGAGTTTCGAAACAAATGACTTTCCCCTTATCCCGCACGCTATCCTTCATTTTCCCCAATATGGATGTCGGGTCGTTCATATGTAATAAAAAAGCATGACACATCGCAATGTCATACTTGGTACCGACTTCGAAACGTTCGATATCTTCGGCGATGAATTCAGTCTGATACGGAAGATTATGAAAGATGTCCTTGGCTTTCCGGATCAACTCTTCACCCTTGTCAATGCCCGTATAGGTCGATCCTTCGGGAAGGAGCGGAAGCAGTTTAATTCCAAGATAACCATATCCGCATCCATAATCAATAATGTTAACCGGCTTATGGATTTTCCAGACTTTGGTTACCAGAAATTCAAGATAATCATCATTGTAGTATAGCCATCGCGTGTTTCTAAGATATTCGATTTGCGTGTCCCAATAATAGTCGGACATTCTACACGCTCCTATAGTCATCAGTGCCGTTACTTCATCTTATTTTCTTCCGTTGTAAGTCGGTTTCTCCAGCGTATATAATTCATCGTCCAATTGATTGTATTTTTCGTTGATTACCGTTCTTGCGTCCGCTAACGCCTTATTGTACAAATAGGGCCCGAGTTCTTTAATCATAAAGTCGATGAGTTGCTCCGCTCCCAATGCTCCGATCGTTTCCGATCGCTCGTCTTCGAAATAAGCTTGCACGCTCCGAACGATTTCGTCTTTTTCTTCTCTTGGCAGCTTTAATATAATGGTCATATGGACCCTCCTTTATTTGTCATCGCCGATCGCCGGTTCGCCTCGAACCCAAGCACGACCTGCTGCGATCGCATCGCGAGGCTGGTTACTCACTCCACCCCTTTAAATACGAATTCCCTGTATTTCTTATAGTCGAGCTTCTCGTAAAAGCTTGAAGCCATTTTATTATCGACCCAATAGTCCAGTTCTATTTTATGTATGCTGTTTTCTTTAGCGATTTGTTCAACCTTACTCATTAATTGATAGCCGAGTCCCTTATGCCGAAACTCTTCCGCAACGCTCAGTTGGTGCACGTAAACGACTTTGTACGAATTTCTAAACGCATTTTCTTCGTAATCCTTGATCTCAATCCATACATATCCAAGCGATTGTTCTTGATCCATTATTATATAAAAGCGGAACTTCGAATTGCCCATGATGTGCTGATAGAAGTCGTTCATTGCCGCGTAGTTATAAGGTTTGAAGTATTCCGGGTATAAGCTCACATGCAAGTCATGGACGTCCTTATTCAGCCGCGCGATCAATTCGTGATCCGTAGTTTGAATGATTTCAAGCTCCAATTTCAATCACTCCCGGAAAATTTTATCTAAACCAATCCAAAAGCTTCAAGACCATCCGTTCCTTCTGATTAATGACGTGATTTGCGCAATGTGATGACGATTATGCCATACGAACCTTTGAAGCGCTATGTCCAACGTAATGTTGCCTAGTAATTGGGTCCTTAATTTTCTATGATAATCATCTGAGTTCATACCGTTAAGTACGCTTAAGAAGCGGCTATGGAGGGATTCAAGAAGTAGAATTGACGTTTCGATAGGGACGTCTTTGTAATCGTTGAGTTCAGCCCATAAATCTTCGCGATAGGAATGAACCAGAGGTTCATCTTCGGTTAGCGCCCTCTTAAAGCGTAAATAAGCGTTCATATCATTATCAGCCAGGTGATGAACGACTTGCTGAATGGTCCAGCCCTCGTGACGATATGGGGTTTGAAGCTGATCAAGCGTGAGGTTCGTCAACGTATGTCTAAGCGTTATCGTAATATCCGGAATCTGATTGATAAAGCTTTGACGCTCTTCGGACGAGGGTAACGGAATCGGTTCGAACTTTCCTATCGGAAAACGCGTTTGATCCAGTTCCCCTATCTTTCCGAAGGAAACTCTACTGGGTAATTCTTCTCTGTTTAGAGATTTGTAAACCTCAACGATATCAGGCACACGGGTCAACGTTAAATGAATCCCTTGAAGTATTTCCGGCTCCAACTCCTCTATCCGAACCACGTCTTCATGCATAAGAACCATTCGCCCTTTGGAGGATTTGATGTTCCGATTGGATCGATCAAAGATGTTGATCATGCTGTGACCGTCAGGTAGACTTTCGTTGTCTGGCAGTTCGAGAATCTCGCAAACCATCCATTCTTGATTTTTGGTAATGATCTTAACATATTGTCCGGCATAACGATTAAGTTCCAATACGATCACTCCTCTTGGGATCGGAATACTTGCTTAGCTGGCACTAAACTTTCGCATCATACTCTATCAGCCAACAATCTCGTAACTGTCCTTCATGCATCTCGTGCTTTTCCAGATACATCTTCTTTCTGAATCCACATTTCTCATAGACTCTTAAGGCTCTAGTGTTCCATGCCTGAGGGTCCATCACGATTTTCGTTGCCGCTTGATGATCTATCAGGTATTTAACGGTTTCTTGAATAAGCCGCGAGCCGATTCCTCTGTTCCAATATTCGCTTTCGCCGATAAATTGATCCATCCCATAGATGTTGCCTTGGTAATCCTTAAGGTCATATTGCTCTAATTCATCTTCATCAATGAGATAAAACTGCAGGTATCCGATGTCGACTTGGTTGTATTGAATAATACAAGGGGTGACTCCTTCGCAATCCTCATAAAAATGCTGCCTTACCAAGTCCATATCATGAGGTCGATCACGACCTTCATAATATTCTAAGACCACAGGGTCCGAGAGCCATCTTACTAGCAAGGGCGCATCCTCCGGTTCAAGACTTCTAAGGGAAATTTCATTGCTTTGATAAATGATCATAAGGGATTCTCCGATCTTGTTCTTCTGGCGGGTTCAGTAGATTACAGTTCTTTAATCATATGGATATCTTCCGGTTCTTTATTAAACAGCTCTTCATCGATGCCATCGGTTAACCGACTTCCATTGCTTCTATAGAAAGAGACGGCAGACCTCGTTTCCGTTGACGAAATATACAAATACTTGGCGCCCCTGCTTCTTGCCTCATCCGCAAGCTGATTTAAGATTTGGGTGCCAACTCCCTGTCTTCTATAATTTCTTGATACGTACATTAAATCCACTTGGAGTTGATCTTGATTAGCGCCTCTGAATTTGTGAGCTAGAACTCCGAACGCAATCAACATATCGCCATCGAAAGCTCCGATCGCCGTTCCTCCATGGCTTAACTCGAATAGATAACGTTCTTGCAATTCCTCAATCATCTCTACATTCCAATTGGGACATTCATGGTTCGCGCCGATCTCCAATAAGTTTCCGTTTTGCATCTTATAGATAAGATCGATATGTTCCGACCTGTCGATTTCTTTAAGCTTATTTACTTGATCTTGCGTCATCGTTCGATAGGTAATCATAACCGACCAATATCTCCTTGTTATCGACTGTCTAATCTTACGAACTCCGTCCCATCCCATCTTAAAGTTACCTCAACGTCTTTCCCAATTGAGTTATCGTAACTTGATTTCTTAATGGTGATTTCGTCTATCTTTTCTAATTTCGTTGAATACCTGCCGTTTCCCGCGCTTATGAATAGTTCCGGATTTCCGCTCACTGGTAGTTCCTTGATATGGTCATCATCCGTTATTGAAAATATTTTAAAGAAATATCCATTGCTAGTCCCATACTGTCCGATTGTAAAATCAGCTTGGCCATCCCCATTGTAATCATCGAATTCGATTTGAAAGAAGTCATTAAAGATGAGGTCATTAGTAAAGTGTTCGTTTAATGGAAACGTACTTTTGACCTCTCCATATTCATCGGTTATTACAATCTGAAAATCACCCGACCAGCCTCTTCCGTAAAAGGGGCTTGGCGACCAGTCTTCATAGTATCTTCCTTTAACCAATTGAAGATTTAACTTATCGTTCTTATGAGTGACCGAATATAAATCGTTGGTTGAAATCGTCATCGGTCCCGTAACCGTGATGGAGTTAGAGTTGCTATCGTTCACGGTTGCTTGCGCGGATTGGAGAACCGTCTCTTTCCCGCAACCTGCGAGCAAGAATAGTAGTGGGATAATTAATAACTTCTTCACGATGCGAGTATTCACTCCTGTCTGATGAATCATGCTAACGATATTTTCCCTATTGTTCACTTGATTCCTTCGTTATGATAAGCAACTTCATTTCCAGCGATTAATTTTCTTATTCCGCCTTGGTAATAGGGCATTAATCGTTCTGCTGTTTCCACATCCATCCATGCCAGCTCAGAGATTTCATCGGGCCTATCAATGCCTTCATTCCCTCCAATGATCTCTGCT
Encoded proteins:
- a CDS encoding GNAT family N-acetyltransferase; its protein translation is MNQLDNANLIIKPMGPDQAPPWDLLLLADPSRNLVEEYVSRGICYLAYLDEELVGEFVLIRTHPGTIEIVNVAVGENFQGRGIGKALVLRAIEESKLLHAKTIEIGTGSTGVKQLKLYQKCGFRMFAVDTDFFVKHYEEEIFEEGMRLRDMVRLRLEI
- a CDS encoding YqjF family protein, with protein sequence MRSDHRPWPVPSKPWRMKQIWHNLLFAHWPIAVEKLRPFIPSPLKLDVHEGQAWIGVIPFRMSGIRLRYLPPIPLTSKFAEINVRTYVTIDDKPGVYFFSLDATHLLAVKGAKALYHLPYYWADIKVNDLNGTFMYESKRRGTGENALFHGIYKPVSTPYATQKGALDHWLTERYCLYSSYGDRIFRCEILHHPWPLQHAEAEIYANTMTAGYGIQLPAGPPILHYSERLEVLTWGLEEVKH
- a CDS encoding VOC family protein; translation: MFIQEIKLFANNLESIVDFYNRVLELPIVKRSERRVSFEVGESRLTFERCDAELKPYYHFAFNVTESKADQIVPWLKARGIVINLTNEKEVNFFKDWNAHSAYFYDPAGNIVEFIARHNTKQESDQPFNPEDLLNISEIGMPALDVISLSELLIERYDEQIYLSGDDMFTPIGDEQGLLILSSLDRIWLGSDKKVEIYPLEIVIANAWEDTVQLENYPYRITSRAVSGKSNKGD
- a CDS encoding class I SAM-dependent methyltransferase; this translates as MSDYYWDTQIEYLRNTRWLYYNDDYLEFLVTKVWKIHKPVNIIDYGCGYGYLGIKLLPLLPEGSTYTGIDKGEELIRKAKDIFHNLPYQTEFIAEDIERFEVGTKYDIAMCHAFLLHMNDPTSILGKMKDSVRDKGKVICFETHWIANMANYGFDDLEPSQVIRLGILQKLFEADAKSGGKQGNIGIRIPIILSQLGLNHVECRVSDKVNFLDRNMDRDSKYKLFRSLREDGIGQEPGDEMEIIDNLMSRGLTEEEAKAQYEAELKFSKEFGEDFWLTCAPNMKITFGTVVHK
- a CDS encoding DUF2164 domain-containing protein; translation: MTIILKLPREEKDEIVRSVQAYFEDERSETIGALGAEQLIDFMIKELGPYLYNKALADARTVINEKYNQLDDELYTLEKPTYNGRK
- a CDS encoding GNAT family N-acetyltransferase; the encoded protein is MELEIIQTTDHELIARLNKDVHDLHVSLYPEYFKPYNYAAMNDFYQHIMGNSKFRFYIIMDQEQSLGYVWIEIKDYEENAFRNSYKVVYVHQLSVAEEFRHKGLGYQLMSKVEQIAKENSIHKIELDYWVDNKMASSFYEKLDYKKYREFVFKGVE
- a CDS encoding YfiT family bacillithiol transferase, yielding MELNRYAGQYVKIITKNQEWMVCEILELPDNESLPDGHSMINIFDRSNRNIKSSKGRMVLMHEDVVRIEELEPEILQGIHLTLTRVPDIVEVYKSLNREELPSRVSFGKIGELDQTRFPIGKFEPIPLPSSEERQSFINQIPDITITLRHTLTNLTLDQLQTPYRHEGWTIQQVVHHLADNDMNAYLRFKRALTEDEPLVHSYREDLWAELNDYKDVPIETSILLLESLHSRFLSVLNGMNSDDYHRKLRTQLLGNITLDIALQRFVWHNRHHIAQITSLIRRNGWS
- a CDS encoding GNAT family N-acetyltransferase, with protein sequence MIIYQSNEISLRSLEPEDAPLLVRWLSDPVVLEYYEGRDRPHDMDLVRQHFYEDCEGVTPCIIQYNQVDIGYLQFYLIDEDELEQYDLKDYQGNIYGMDQFIGESEYWNRGIGSRLIQETVKYLIDHQAATKIVMDPQAWNTRALRVYEKCGFRKKMYLEKHEMHEGQLRDCWLIEYDAKV
- a CDS encoding GNAT family N-acetyltransferase, whose protein sequence is MITYRTMTQDQVNKLKEIDRSEHIDLIYKMQNGNLLEIGANHECPNWNVEMIEELQERYLFELSHGGTAIGAFDGDMLIAFGVLAHKFRGANQDQLQVDLMYVSRNYRRQGVGTQILNQLADEARSRGAKYLYISSTETRSAVSFYRSNGSRLTDGIDEELFNKEPEDIHMIKEL